The genomic segment AGTACGATCAGTGTCGAAAGCATACGTGGAAACGTCGGAATACCTGCTTGAGGGACTCGATGAGATGATCCAGCAGGGGTTTTATCACGACCGCAGCGAGGCGGTAAACGACGCAATTCGCGTACTGCTGAAGAACTACAAGATATCAAAGCTCCACC from the Spirochaetaceae bacterium genome contains:
- a CDS encoding ribbon-helix-helix domain-containing protein translates to METSEYLLEGLDEMIQQGFYHDRSEAVNDAIRVLLKNYKISKLHLKDARERDPGSLPLRPATNQVG